One Cricetulus griseus strain 17A/GY chromosome 5, alternate assembly CriGri-PICRH-1.0, whole genome shotgun sequence genomic window carries:
- the LOC107976997 gene encoding reticulon-1-A isoform X4: protein MQATADSTKMDCVWSNWKSQAIDLLYWRDIKQTGIVFGSFLLLLFSLTQFSVVSVVAYLALAALSATISFRIYKSVLQAVQKTDEGHPFKAYLELEITLSQEQIQKYTDCLQLYVNSTLKELRRLFLVQDLVDSLKFAVLMWLLTYVGALFNGLTLLLMAVVSMFTLPVVYVKHQAQIDQYLGLVRTHINTVVAKIQAKIPGAKRHTE from the exons ATGCAGGCCACTGCCGATTCCACCAAGATGGACTGTGTGTGGAGCAACTGGAAAAGTCAGG CTATTGACCTTCTGTACTGGCGGGACATCAAGCAGACGGGGATTGTGTTCGGGAGCTTCCTGCTGCTGCTCTTCTCCCTGACCCAGTTCAGCGTTGTGAGCGTCGTGGCCTACCTGGCCCTGGCCGCCCTCTCAGCCACCATCAGCTTCCGCATCTACAAGTCTGTTCTACAAGCTGTGCAGAAGACAGATGAGGGTCACCCTTTCAA GGCCTACCTGGAGCTGGAGATCACCCTGTCCCAGGAGCAGATCCAGAAGTACACTGACTGCCTGCAGCTGTATGTGAACAGCACACTCAAAGAGCTACGGAGGCTTTTCCTCGTCCAGGACCTGGTGGATTCCTTGAAA TTTGCAGTCCTCATGTGGCTCCTGACCTACGTCGGCGCGCTCTTCAATGGCCTGACCCTGCTGCTTATGG CTGTGGTTTCGATGTTTACTCTACCTGTGGTGTATGTTAAACACCAG GCACAGATTGACCAATATCTGGGACTTGTGAGGACTCACATAAACACTGTCGTGGCAAA